The Sporocytophaga myxococcoides DSM 11118 genome includes the window CAATAAGGATTCCAAGCCAATATAAAATTTTGCCCGTTTTATCTTTATAAGAGATTCCTCTTGCCATATGCCAAAGATAAGCTCCATCAAATCTTCTCAATCTATATTCTGCTTCATATCTTTTTCCGGTTTTGAGATGTTCTTCCCATATTTTTAAAATTCTTTCTTGATCATCTGGATGAACTAAATTTTTCCAGTTCCAATCACTGTTCATTTCTTTTGTAGTACCAGTATAATCGTAATATTTCTGATTAAAATAAGTTACATTACCATTTGGTAGGGTTGTCCATACTATATTAGGTATTTCTTCAGTCAGCATTTTGTAACGTTCTTCACTCTCTTTTAAAGCTGCCTGTGCTTCTCGCTTTAAAGTAATATCCTGCACTATTCCCCATCCTCTTAAAACTTTGTGATTTTCTATAATACCGACTAAGTTAATTCTAAAATGTCTTTTCTTTCCCAAAAAATCATTTTCGCATATCTCTAAATCAGATAACTTATAGCCATTTTCAATAAATTTTTGCAATAACTCTCTTACTCTTTCATCTGAAAAATTTATTAAATCTTTTAACCGTTTCCCTACTAATTCATCGCTAGAAGAATATCCAAACATGTATGACATATAATTGCTGGCTTCTGCCATTTGTATATATTCTATAATTAAATCAATCTGGAAATTGATAGGTAAATTTGTATCTATGAAGGGAATTTTTTTAAATTCAAAACGAATCACTCCTATGTGTATTTGATTAATAAAAGAAGTATAACGTTCCTGACTCAAAATTAACTCTTTTGATCTTCTTTCAATTACTTCTTCCAGTTTCAAATTATTTTTTATTAGTTCACTTTGAGCTTTTTCTAAGTTCTCTTTAATTCTCAAGTTCTCCTCATTCATTTGCAATAAATCATGTTCGAAATTTTTAAAATTTGTTATATCTATTGCTGTACCAATATGTTTTATTGGCTTTCCTTCCTGATTAAGGAATGTTTTTCCTCTCTTAAGAATATACCTTACTTTATTATTTTTAAGTATTAATTTAATTTCTGCTTCAAAAGTTGAATTGTCGGAAAATGAGTTAAACCAGGGAATAGAATATTTTTTAATATCATTTTCATCCCAGGAATTAATTAGATTGGGTATTTTCAACTCCTTTTCTGGATCCAGATCAAAAATCTTATAGAATTCATCAGTAGCGCGAACCTTATCATTTGTGAGATCCCATTCGTAGCTACCTATATTGGCGATTTCCTGAGCTTGCAATATTGAGCTTCTTTAAGAAAAATAATCTCTTGTAATTTCTTAAATGAGGTTATCTCAGTTGCATTGATTAAAATCTGCTTTACATTATTATTTATACTATTGAAGACTATTGTCTTCGAATGAAACCAATGCACCTCTTTATTTGAGTCAATTACTCTGAATTCAATAGACTCAACCTCATTCATACTTATATCAGAATAGCTTTTAATTCTTTTTTTTACCAAGACAATATCATCCTCATGAATGAAAGTACTTATAGAATCCTTTATATTTAGATCCAATATACTTTTAACAGAATAACCCAAAAGTTGATGAACTACTTCATTTACAAATACAATTTTACCTTCTTCAATATCATAAATAAGAATTAAGGTAGGAGAATATTGTATAATTCTATCTATTAAGTTGTCCTTGGCTTTTAATTCACTATCAATCTCCTTTAAATCTGTAATATCCTGAATGATGATTTTTGAACCGACAATGTTGCCGCTATCGTCAACAACTGGGAATTCATTGGACATACATTGAATATCTGGTTGATCCGGTCTTTTTATTTTAAATTCATGAATACTTGTCTTATCTTCTTTATAGGAGGGAATACTTTCTTTAAGGAAAGGATCAAAATCATTTTCATTATTGATCAAATTTTTAAGAAACGGTATTTCCAGCTTAAAATCCAGATTAACTCCTAAAATTTTATAAAATTCTTCAGAACATTTAACTTTTCCACTTACATAGTCTAATTCACAATGACCAATGTGAGAGCTGGATTCTGCCTGGTTTAATAAATTTTCTGTAGATGTTATTTTTACCTTCAATTCTTGTAAGTTTCTCTTTTGAAGGTCCTCAATAATTTTGATAAGCGCATTCACTTGACCCGAAAAAAAATGATCCATTTCATTGTTCAATTCTATAGCATCTGCCACTTGGGTTACATAAGTAGATAAAAAAAAATTCAAACTTTTTTTTCTGTTATTGAAAATTGAGATAACCTGAGAGACTTCCCATTCTGTATATTCTGGAAAATATAATCCTTCTGTTTTAAAAGAATTATTCCATTCGTTAAGTCCATTGATTATCTTATTGTCTTTTAGTAGAGCAATAAAATTCTGTATTTCAAATTTTACTAATTTTTCACGGTCTTCCTTATTGATGTTATAAATTGGAATTATATTTAAACTTTCACTTTCTATCTCCGACAAATAGAAATTATAAATATCATCACTATAATTCTTATTAAGGAAGTCCGCATAATCCTTTAATGATTTTTCACCCATTTTATATGAATTTTATCAGTTAAAAATCTTTAAAAATCACTTATAACTTTTGAAGATTTTATAAGTTAAATCTTTAATACAGGGTATTTGTTTAAAATCACTATTAGTGGATTTTTACTTAAGTTATGTCAAGTACTTGTTAGTTGTATC containing:
- a CDS encoding PAS domain-containing protein, with amino-acid sequence MGEKSLKDYADFLNKNYSDDIYNFYLSEIESESLNIIPIYNINKEDREKLVKFEIQNFIALLKDNKIINGLNEWNNSFKTEGLYFPEYTEWEVSQVISIFNNRKKSLNFFLSTYVTQVADAIELNNEMDHFFSGQVNALIKIIEDLQKRNLQELKVKITSTENLLNQAESSSHIGHCELDYVSGKVKCSEEFYKILGVNLDFKLEIPFLKNLINNENDFDPFLKESIPSYKEDKTSIHEFKIKRPDQPDIQCMSNEFPVVDDSGNIVGSKIIIQDITDLKEIDSELKAKDNLIDRIIQYSPTLILIYDIEEGKIVFVNEVVHQLLGYSVKSILDLNIKDSISTFIHEDDIVLVKKRIKSYSDISMNEVESIEFRVIDSNKEVHWFHSKTIVFNSINNNVKQILINATEITSFKKLQEIIFLKEAQYCKLRKSPI
- a CDS encoding PAS domain-containing sensor histidine kinase, producing MQAQEIANIGSYEWDLTNDKVRATDEFYKIFDLDPEKELKIPNLINSWDENDIKKYSIPWFNSFSDNSTFEAEIKLILKNNKVRYILKRGKTFLNQEGKPIKHIGTAIDITNFKNFEHDLLQMNEENLRIKENLEKAQSELIKNNLKLEEVIERRSKELILSQERYTSFINQIHIGVIRFEFKKIPFIDTNLPINFQIDLIIEYIQMAEASNYMSYMFGYSSSDELVGKRLKDLINFSDERVRELLQKFIENGYKLSDLEICENDFLGKKRHFRINLVGIIENHKVLRGWGIVQDITLKREAQAALKESEERYKMLTEEIPNIVWTTLPNGNVTYFNQKYYDYTGTTKEMNSDWNWKNLVHPDDQERILKIWEEHLKTGKRYEAEYRLRRFDGAYLWHMARGISYKDKTGKILYWLGILIDIDEQKKLSEQLKRRNEDLDNFTYTVSHDLKAPVLNIEGLLGNLKDNMSEDCKKDKETKEILEMMNSSIEKFKSTLYDLIEITKAQKSSEEEFINNRMIEILEFTEGVLAAQIKNTDAKIISDFSEVPIIKFPVSSLRSIIYNLINNAIKYRSPDRKPVINITTKRLNQSYILLTIQDNGLGFDKNQVANVFSEFKRYHKDIEGSGVGLFIVKKIINNAGGKIELESEKGKGSSFKVYFKS